The Chitinophaga sp. H8 region TTAATAGTAAAAAATAACGCCATAGATATCTTGCTGTGAATCCATCGGCTGGCACATTGTCTTCTCGCCTGGTATCATCCGCAGCAGGAGGCGTCATCTTACTCCGGGTACCCGCAAAAAAAAGGTTGCCCCGTGAAAGAGACAACCTTTTGTATCAGGAATATTTTTGCTGCTTATGTGTTTAATCCACCGCAGGCGCTGATTACCTGACCGGTTACATATGCGCTCATATCAGACGCCAGGAACAAACATACATTTGCGATATCTTCCGGTGAGCCAAAACGGGCCAAAGGAATTTTATCGATATAGGCCTTGGCGCCTTCTCCGTCTTTCAGGTAATGCGTCATATCTGTTTCCACAAATCCGGGAGCTACTGCATTGCAACGGATATTACGGCTACCCAGCTCCTGGGCAATGGATTTTGTAAATCCGATAATCCCTGCTTTAGAAGCAGCGTAGCTGCTCTGGCCGGCATTGCCTTTCATTCCGATAATAGAACTCATATTAATGATGGTACCATTCTTGGCTTTCATCATAGGACGGATCACCTGTTTGGTCATGTTGTACACACTCTTCAGGTTAATGTCCATTACATCATCCCACTGGTCCGGGCTCATGCGTAACAGCAGGTTATCTTTAGAGATACCGGCATTGTTTACACAAATATCTACTGCACCAAACTCTTTTAAAACCTCGGCTACCAAAGTTTCGCAATCTTCATAGATGCCTGCATTGGATTTATAGGCTTTGGCCTTAACGCCCAGTGCTTTTAATTTTTCTTCCAGCACTTTTGCCTTTTCATCAGAACTAACATACGTAAAAGCTACATGTGCACCCTGTTCAGCAAACTTTAAAGCAATGGCCTCTCCAATTCCACGGCTGGCCCCTGTTACAATCGCTACTTTGTTATCCAGTAATTTCATGTTTTGATCAATAGTTATTTGTAGGTAATAGATAGATTATTTCGTTGACGCAATAAATTTAAGGATCTCCTCCACATATTGCCGGTCATTATTCAGGCGCGGCACTTTATGCTGCCCCCCCAGCTTGCCTTTGCTTTTCAGCCATTCACAAAAAGTACCGCTGGCCAGTACATGTACTGTTGGCATACGCAGGGCTATATCTTTATGCCGCTTGGCCTCGTAATCCGAGTTGATTACTTTCAAGGTCTGGTCAAGTACGGTAATGAATTTATTAAGATCATCCGGTGCTACTTCAAATTCTACCAACCATTCATGACTGCCATTACCGGCATCACTGAAATATACCGGTGCGGCGGTATAATCATTCACCACAGCTCCGGTAGCTTCACATGCCTTTGCAATAGCCTGATCAGAATTTTCTACAATCACCTCTTCTCCAAAAGCATTGATAAATGATTTGGTACGGCCGCTTACTTTGATACGGAAGGGGGAGAGGGATACAAATTGTATGGTATCCCCTACCATATAACGCCATAATCCACCATTAGTGCTGATCACCAATGCATAGTTCTTACCCAGTTCCACTTCCTGCAGCTGCAGGGTATGTGGATTTTCTTTCCCCAGCTCTTCCATAGGCATAAATTCATAGAAGATGCCATGGTTGAGGAATAACAACAATCCTTCTTCACCTATCACATCCTGTGCTGCAAAAAAGCCTTCGGAAGCGTTGTAGGTTTCCTGGTAAAACATGATAGGCTTGCGGATCAGTTTTTTAAACTGCTCCCGGTAGGGTGTAAAACTCACCCCTCCGTGCATATACAGTTCCAGGTCGGGCCATACGTCTGCCAGGTTATCTGTGCCGGTAAGTTCAAAGATGCGTTTGATCAGCACGATGGTCCAGGTAGGTACCCCTGCAATAGAAGTTACATTTTCATGGATCACGGCATTGGCCATCCGTTCAATCTTCTCTTCCCATTCGTCCATCAGGGCAATAGAAAGGTCGGGCGTACGGATCATATTGCCATAGAAGGGCATATTCTGCAGCATGATAGCGCTGAGGTCGCCATAGTAGGAATCACTGTCTTCCGACAACTTATTTACCTGGTGGCTGCCACCGATTACCAGCGATTTGCCGGTAAGCAGGTCAGAATCGGGGAAATTATTGTAGTACAGCGAAAGCACATCCCTGCCGGAGCGGTAATGACATTCATCCAGACTTTCTACAGACACGGGGATGAACTTGCTTTTATCGGCGGTGGTACCACTGGATTTAGCAAACCATTTTATGGGAGTATTCCACAAAACATTCTGTTGTCCTTCCATGATCCTTTGGATATAAGGACGGATGGTTTCGTAAGTGTGTACCGGTACCCGCTGTTTATATTCGTCTATCTTATAAATTTTGGAAAAGCCATGCTGTTTACCAAATTCTGTATACTGTCCGCCGCTGATAAGGTTTTGAAATACCTGCTGCTGCACCTGAACGGGATACTGCATAAAATAAGCTATGCGCCCCATCCGTAATCTGGCCAATTGTGATATTGCAGGACTTAAAATTCTCATATAGGATGCTGTAGAATATTATTGTTTAGTAGCGGATTCGTCCACAAACTCTTTACGGCGCAAAATGAAATTCTGGCCAAGATACACTTTTCTCACTTGTTCATCTTCCGCCAGCTCTTCTGCAGAACCTGACTTCAGGATCTTACCTTCAAACAATAAATAAGCTCTGTCCGTGATAGATAATGTTTCCTGTACGTTATGGTCCGTAATCAGGATACCGATGTTCTTGTACTTGAGTTTGGCCACGATGGCCTGAATATCCTCCACTGCGATGGGGTCAATACCCGCAAAAGGCTCATCCAGCAAAATAAACTTGGGGTCTACTGCCAGTGCGCGGGCGATCTCTGTACGGCGGCGTTCTCCCCCGCTGAGTACATCCCCCGGACTTTTACGTACATGCACCAGCCGGAACTCATGGAGTAAAGACTCCAGTTTCTCCTTTTGGGCTGCTTTTTTCAGTTTGGTCATCTCCAGCACAGCCGCAATATTGTCTTCCACGCTCAGCTTCCGGAATACAGAAGCTTCCTGGGGCAGGTAGCCAATACCCATCTGTGCCCGCTTATACATAGGCAGCTTGGAAATATTCACATCACCCAGGTATACCTGACCCTCATCGGGTTTAATGAGGCCTACCACCATATAAAAGGTAGTGGTTTTTCCGGCACCATTAGGCCCCAGCAACCCTACAATTTCTCCCTGCGATACTTCTACAGACACATGGTTCACCACGGTCCTGTTGCCATAACGCTTTACCAGCTGATCTGTATGTATTCTTAATTGCATATATTGAAACTTAGCAAAAATAAGCAATTCATTCAGTTAGCCTAGTTAATAGTTCTCTGAAGATTTTAAAGGTATTTATTAATTGATGTTCAGATATGTTATTTTTGCCCAGCATTAACCAAAAAAGGGGCTTTAGGCAAGCCCCGCTTTTATACTTATTTAACATGAAAGTAACGGAACATATTGCCCAGGCAAAAGACACCCTGATCTCCTTTGAGATATTACCCCCATTAAAAGGCAAAAGTATTGAGTCGATCTATGATCACCTGGATCCGCTGATGGAATTCAAGCCTGCTTTTATCAACGTTACTTATCACCGCAGTGAGCATATGTTCAAGAAAAAGGCAGATGGCGCCTTTGAAAAGGTAGAAATTCGCAAACGCCCCGGCACGGTGGGTATTTGTGCAGCTATCATGAACCATTATAATGTAGATGCCGTTCCTCACCTCATTTGTGGTGGTTTTAGCCGGGAAGAAACCGAGAATGCACTGATTGACCTGAACTTTCTGGGAGTAGATAATGTACTGGTATTGCGGGGGGACGCTCCTAAAAACGAGTCTTCCTTTGAACCGGAGCCTAATGGTCACCGCTATGCCATTGACCTGTTAGGACAGGTATCTCATATGAATAATGGTATCTACCTGGAAGAAGACCTGGTAGGTGGTTTAAAAACCCGGTTTTGTATCGGCGTGGCCGGATACCCGGAAAAACATTTTGAAGCACCTAACATGCAAAATGACCTGGAACACCTGAAACATAAAGTGGAAAACGGAGCAGATTATATCGTGACCCAAATGTTTTTTGACAACCAGAAATTCTATGACTTTGTAGCCAAATGCCGGGAAATGGGTATTACTGTACCTATCATACCAGGATTGAAGCCCATTACCAGCAAAAAACAGCTTTCTGTATTGCCGCGTACTTTCCATGTGGATATTCCTACGGAGTTTTCTAATGAAATACTGAAATGCAAAACAGATAAAGAAGTAGAGGAAGTAGGTACACAATGGCTGATACAGCAGTCTAAAGAACTTAAACAATTTGGAGTGCCTGTGCTGCACTATTATACCCTGGGCAAACCCAAGGTGATCAGAACAGTAGTAGAATCGCTGGTGTAAATGCACCGCATCAGGTTATATCAAACGGTGGTCCTTTAAATGAGGGTCACCGTTTTTTTATAGCAGTTATCTTCGGATGAGGTACGGGCAAAAAAAAATGCCATTGCGTAGATACGTAGTGGCATTATCCCTATAACTGTCACACATTTTAATTACTTTTCCTATGTAGTACAGCACCTTCCCTATGCCAGGTAACTGTAACTATGCTAATAAGACGGGCGCCATTTAACTTACCCCTACGCGCGGAAAAAAAATAGCTTTTAGCTATTAGCAATTAGCCTTTAGCTCAATGCAGCGGAAGAAAGCTGTTAGCTATTAGCAGTTAGCTGTTAGCTTAAATGCAGCGGAAGGTTCAATGATAGTTATATGCTAATGATCTGTTGCCTGTGTGGTAATTTTGCCCCACAGGATGGTTTTGTTAAACCCATTTCATAGCCTTTTATGCTCTATTCATACTCTATCTATGCTTTAACTATGCTTTAACTATGCTTTAACCATGCTTCAAGCATAGGGAAAGGTAGCGAGGTCTTCTCCTGAAAAAGCTTTACATGTTAAGCTTGATCTACAGTTAGGGCTTTACATGTATAACTTCCTCTCCGCTGCATTTAAGCTAACAGCTAACTGCTAAAAACTAACAGCTAAAAAAAAACGGGCCGGCCTTTTGAGCCAGCCCGGGAGCAGTACTATATTTCAGTTATGGTTTGGTTTTATTTCTTTTTTAATAAGTAGCCCAAGCTAATACCGAAGTAGTTGTTCTTGCTGCTGGAATTGTCATTAGGATCGGTGTTTACCAGACCCAGGCTATAATTTACGCTCAGCAACAGACCGCTTTTCAGTTCGTAACCTACGATGAAGTTACCACCGGCATCCAGACCTTTCAGGTGCAGGTCTTCGTCATTGGCTGGCAGATCAGCATCTTTCTTGCCATCAAATTTCACTTTGTAATCTTCACTGGCACTATTTCCACCACCAGTTGCTTTGGTTTTTACTTTTCCACCTATACCATAAGCCACGTAGGGGCCAAAACCGCCAAAAATTTTGCCGCTTCCCAGTTCATGTTTGTATAAAAAGTTAACCGGTACTTCCAGGTACATCAGAGAAATTTTAGACTCCATTGACACCTTGGTACCTTCTATTGTTTCTTCAAACTTAGATTTTACCCCCTTAGCACTTGCCATCAATCCAGGTTGCAGGTAAAAATTGTCCGCCAGCTGTATATCCGCAATTAAGCCTGCATGCCAGGCTGGTAAACGTGACATTCCTTCATTTGGGTCAAAACCGGCAGGTGCATTATCTACATCAAATTTTACTTTAGCACTGCTGAAACCAGCTTTAACACCAAAAGACACTTGGGCATAGGTAGATAGGGTGCCCAAGAGGGCAATAACCAACAATACATTCTTTTTCATGTGGTAATGAATTTTAAAATTTTACCAAAGGTATATACTTAAACATAAATTAAAATATGTAAAATCAACTTTTATTTATTTATATTTCGCAAGTGCCGTTATCAAACGGGCATAAAAAAACTGCTCTGTTGAAGAAGCAGTTTATTATTTCAGGGAACCCTGTATGCTAGATAATTGCTGTTACCAATCTTCCCGGTTCAGCAAAAAGCCCATGCTAATACCCAGGTAGCGATTTTTGACAGTAGTAGCGTGTGTCCTGTCCAGATCTGACATTCCATAACTGTAATTAACCCCCAGCATCAGCATGTTATTGAACTCCAGTCCCATCATAAAATTGGCACCACCCTCCCATCTGCGTAACCGCATATTGGTAGCTGCCGCCTGATCTCCATCTCTGAATTCAATATTCTGATATGACTTTTGAATGGTTTGTCCATTGTATTCAATAGCGGTATTATATCTGCCTGTCATGCCATAAGCTACATACGGCCCGGCCCCTACTGTTATCTTTCCAAAGCCTACAGGGATTTTATAAACCAGGTTAAGCGGTAGTTCCAGGTAATGCACTTTTATCCTGTCGGTGGCCGACAGGTAAACATTCACTGGCTTAACACTATTATTATTCTGAAAATTAGCCCCTTTGGTAACATACCGGATTACCGGCTGCAAATAAAATCCGCCTCTCAGTGGAATGTTTAATAACAGATCGGCATGAGCGGAGTTCAGCTGACCGGGCGTACTGGTTGTAAGTGGCTGGCTTTTTTCTTCAAAAAGAAGATTGGCAATAGTGTATCCACCTCTTATACCCATACTTACCTGGGCATTGGCGGTAGCATAACATAACATTAAAATAAAAAACAATCGTGTAAAATTGCTCATATGTGTGGCAAGATTAAAGGTATGGTCTATATATAAAGGGGCATTGATTTGCCTGCCTGGCAAGGTGTATTAACGTATGAGCAAGATAAAAGGTTTTGAAAAATAAAAAAAGGTTGTCCATTGATCGGACAACCTTTTTCCGGTTATTATTCGGTTAAATTTTACACTTTAGTTTATTTACCACCAAATTTGTAACCCAGGGAAACACCAAAAGAAGTGTTTTTAAAGCTGCGGTCACCATTATTGCTCTTGGTATCATCCAGGTTATTGACCAGTCCGAGGTCTGCGTTCAGGCCAAAATACAGGCCGGTCAGCATTTCATAACCGATCTGGATTCCTGCACCGGCATCAAAGCGTTTCAGCTTCATCACCCCGTCATCAAAAACGTTGGTATCGAAGTTTACACTACCAATTTTGCCTTTGTATTTACCCCCTACACCATAGGCGAAATAAGGCCCTACTGCCAGTACCATATTACCAGAACCTACTTCAGGTTTAAACATGAAGTTTACCGGCAATTGTAAGTAAGACAAAGTGGTTTTGAAGTCGGTGTTATCTTTATCTTTTCCCCCCTTACCAGCATACAGTAGTCCGGTACCGATAAAAAATTCTTCTGCCAGGGGGATGTCTACTGTCACCCCGGCTCTTACTCCGGTGATCAGTTTACTG contains the following coding sequences:
- the fabG gene encoding 3-oxoacyl-[acyl-carrier-protein] reductase; translated protein: MKLLDNKVAIVTGASRGIGEAIALKFAEQGAHVAFTYVSSDEKAKVLEEKLKALGVKAKAYKSNAGIYEDCETLVAEVLKEFGAVDICVNNAGISKDNLLLRMSPDQWDDVMDINLKSVYNMTKQVIRPMMKAKNGTIINMSSIIGMKGNAGQSSYAASKAGIIGFTKSIAQELGSRNIRCNAVAPGFVETDMTHYLKDGEGAKAYIDKIPLARFGSPEDIANVCLFLASDMSAYVTGQVISACGGLNT
- a CDS encoding GH3 auxin-responsive promoter family protein gives rise to the protein MRILSPAISQLARLRMGRIAYFMQYPVQVQQQVFQNLISGGQYTEFGKQHGFSKIYKIDEYKQRVPVHTYETIRPYIQRIMEGQQNVLWNTPIKWFAKSSGTTADKSKFIPVSVESLDECHYRSGRDVLSLYYNNFPDSDLLTGKSLVIGGSHQVNKLSEDSDSYYGDLSAIMLQNMPFYGNMIRTPDLSIALMDEWEEKIERMANAVIHENVTSIAGVPTWTIVLIKRIFELTGTDNLADVWPDLELYMHGGVSFTPYREQFKKLIRKPIMFYQETYNASEGFFAAQDVIGEEGLLLFLNHGIFYEFMPMEELGKENPHTLQLQEVELGKNYALVISTNGGLWRYMVGDTIQFVSLSPFRIKVSGRTKSFINAFGEEVIVENSDQAIAKACEATGAVVNDYTAAPVYFSDAGNGSHEWLVEFEVAPDDLNKFITVLDQTLKVINSDYEAKRHKDIALRMPTVHVLASGTFCEWLKSKGKLGGQHKVPRLNNDRQYVEEILKFIASTK
- the lptB gene encoding LPS export ABC transporter ATP-binding protein, whose protein sequence is MQLRIHTDQLVKRYGNRTVVNHVSVEVSQGEIVGLLGPNGAGKTTTFYMVVGLIKPDEGQVYLGDVNISKLPMYKRAQMGIGYLPQEASVFRKLSVEDNIAAVLEMTKLKKAAQKEKLESLLHEFRLVHVRKSPGDVLSGGERRRTEIARALAVDPKFILLDEPFAGIDPIAVEDIQAIVAKLKYKNIGILITDHNVQETLSITDRAYLLFEGKILKSGSAEELAEDEQVRKVYLGQNFILRRKEFVDESATKQ
- the metF gene encoding methylenetetrahydrofolate reductase [NAD(P)H], with amino-acid sequence MKVTEHIAQAKDTLISFEILPPLKGKSIESIYDHLDPLMEFKPAFINVTYHRSEHMFKKKADGAFEKVEIRKRPGTVGICAAIMNHYNVDAVPHLICGGFSREETENALIDLNFLGVDNVLVLRGDAPKNESSFEPEPNGHRYAIDLLGQVSHMNNGIYLEEDLVGGLKTRFCIGVAGYPEKHFEAPNMQNDLEHLKHKVENGADYIVTQMFFDNQKFYDFVAKCREMGITVPIIPGLKPITSKKQLSVLPRTFHVDIPTEFSNEILKCKTDKEVEEVGTQWLIQQSKELKQFGVPVLHYYTLGKPKVIRTVVESLV
- a CDS encoding porin family protein, yielding MKKNVLLVIALLGTLSTYAQVSFGVKAGFSSAKVKFDVDNAPAGFDPNEGMSRLPAWHAGLIADIQLADNFYLQPGLMASAKGVKSKFEETIEGTKVSMESKISLMYLEVPVNFLYKHELGSGKIFGGFGPYVAYGIGGKVKTKATGGGNSASEDYKVKFDGKKDADLPANDEDLHLKGLDAGGNFIVGYELKSGLLLSVNYSLGLVNTDPNDNSSSKNNYFGISLGYLLKKK
- a CDS encoding porin family protein yields the protein MSNFTRLFFILMLCYATANAQVSMGIRGGYTIANLLFEEKSQPLTTSTPGQLNSAHADLLLNIPLRGGFYLQPVIRYVTKGANFQNNNSVKPVNVYLSATDRIKVHYLELPLNLVYKIPVGFGKITVGAGPYVAYGMTGRYNTAIEYNGQTIQKSYQNIEFRDGDQAAATNMRLRRWEGGANFMMGLEFNNMLMLGVNYSYGMSDLDRTHATTVKNRYLGISMGFLLNREDW
- a CDS encoding porin family protein, which encodes MKKVLLSAAALLIASLSFGQAKWGIVAGPNFSSITAKNFTTNGKETSKLITGVRAGVTVDIPLAEEFFIGTGLLYAGKGGKDKDNTDFKTTLSYLQLPVNFMFKPEVGSGNMVLAVGPYFAYGVGGKYKGKIGSVNFDTNVFDDGVMKLKRFDAGAGIQIGYEMLTGLYFGLNADLGLVNNLDDTKSNNGDRSFKNTSFGVSLGYKFGGK